AAACAATTGCAGAAATCGAAACTTTTTGGAAACAAAATGTAGACGCCAAACATCCTTTTTCGTATAAGTTTTTAGATAAAAACTTTGCAGAAACTTATGATAAATATCAAAAGCAACAGACAATGTTTTTAATATTATCTATATTGGTAATTTTAATTTCTCTTTTAGGTTTATTTGCTTTAGCTACATTAACAATTCAACAAAGATTAAAAGAGGTTGCAATAAGAAAAACATTAGGAGCTTCTGTTAAAGAAATAATGTTTCAACTATTAAAAAACTTCTTAAAAATTGTTGTGACTTCATCAATAGTTTTAATTCCAATAGCCTATTATTTTATGCAAAACTGGTTAAATAATTTTGTGTATAGAATTGAAATGCCATTGCTTCCTTATATAATAACACCAATTATTTTAATTGTTTTAGTTTTTGTAGTGGTTGGTTTAAAAGCATATAGAGCAACTAAAATAGATTTAATAAAATATTTAAAATTTGAATAAATTATAAAAACAGTCACAGACAAAAAATTATGAAGTCTTTTGTATAATAAACACCTATTCAAAACTAATTTTAAAAATAAAAATTATGAAATTTAAATTATTTACTTTTTTTATATTCTTATTATTTATAGATAATAGTATAAACGCACAAGAAACAATAAAACTAAATCAAAGTTTTAATAAAATCATTGTAAGTCCACATATAGAAACAATTTTTAAAAAAGGAACTAAGTCTAGCATTAAAATTGAAGACATAAATGTTTCTAAAGAGAAGTTTAAGTATGAAATAGTTAACGGAACATTACAAATATATTTGGAAGGGGCTAAAACTTACACAAAAAATAAGAAGATAGTTAATAGTTATTCTAGAAGAAAGGTACCTTTATATAAAGGTAGAGTTGTTAAACTAATTATTACTTATTCAGATGTTAAAACGTTTTCTTTAAGAGGAGAAGAAAAAATAACATTTCAGAGTCCATTAATACAAGAAGAATGTAAATTACGTATTTATGGTAAATCTGAAGTTACTATAAATAAAATTAATGTAGATAAACTTAATGTAACTATTTATGGGGATAGTTTTTTAAATATAGAAAAAGGAACTGTTGATAAACAAAAAATAACAGCTTATGGTGCGAGTAAAATAATGGCTTTAAATGTTTTATCAAAAGAAACTAAAATAACAGCCTACGGAGATGGAACCTTTCAATTTAATGTATCTAAAAGAATAAAAGTAACCTCATATGGTGAATCAAGGATAAATTATAAAGGAAAAGCTGAGTTGAAAAAAGGAATTATTATAGGTGAATCTATAATTAATAATATAAATTAATTGTTGAAAGTTTATTATAAGGAGCTTATGTAACACTATTGTGTAACATAAGCTTTTCTTATTTACATGTTATAAAATTCTTGTATGCTTTAAAAAAAAGAAACATTAGCAGTCATTACAATAAATATTCATTTAAATTGCAGGTTTTTTAAATTAGTTTTATGAATAATGTTTGCGGATTAGATTTTGGGACTTCTAATACTATTAGTACAATTTATAAAGACGGAAAAGATATAATGGTTCCGTTAGAGAAAAATAATAAATCATTACCAAGTTGTGTGTTTTTTCCTTTTAATGAAATAGAAAATCCTATTTACGGAGACATTGCAACAAATACTTACATAAATAATGGTTATGGTAGGTACATGAAAAGCTTTAAAAGAATTTTAGGAACCACTTTTTTTGAACAAAGAACAGTTTTAAGACCTGGATACAATATTTCTTTTCAAGATATTATTATTAATTATATAAAGTATGTAAAAAATAAAACCGAAAAATTTACAGCAAAAGAAACAGATTATGTAGTAATAGGAAAACCTGTACGTCTTTCTGAAAATAGTAGTGGAGCTAATTCTGGAATAGCTCAATTAGAAGCTATTATAAAAAAAGTAGGTTATAAAAATTATTCTTTTTTAGAAGAGCCCATTGCAGCAGCTTACTACCATAAAAAGAATTTAAAAGATAAATCGTTAGCTATTGTAGCAGATTTAGGAGGAGGAACTTGTGATTTTACAATTGTAGAGGTTAATAAAGGAGAGAATGAATTAAACATTTTATCAACATCTGGTATTTCTTTAGGAGGTACTGATCTTGATAGTCAGTTTGCTTTAAAAGTATTTTTTCCAGAATTAGGTTATAATAGTATTGACAAATTTAAAGGAATAACATTACCAAGTACACCTTATAGAGATGCTGCTGATTGGAATAAAATAACAACATCATTATACTCAAAAAAAACAGAAATGTTAGTGAGAAAAATGGTAGCAAATTCAAAATATCCAGAAAAAATCATCCAGTTTCAAAAATTAATTAACGACAAGAATGCACATTCACTATTAGGTGAAATAGAAAATACAAAGATTAAGTTGTCTGAAAAAGAATCATTATATTTTAATAGTAATTTTATACCTAATACAGTTGATTTAAGTATTACAAAAAGCATTTTAGAAGATTCAATAGAAAACAGTATACAAAAAATTCTTAACACAGCTAGTGAATGTTGTAAACAAGCAGGGGTAAACAAAACAGGTATTGATTATCTCATTTTAACAGGAGGAACTAGTAAAATGCCATTTATAAAAGAACTTTTTAAAAATACTTTTTCTAATGCTAAATTAATTGAAAATAATGCTATGGATTCTGTAGCTTTAGGTTTACTAGAAAAGGCTAAAAAAGATATTCGTTAAGTTTTTACTTTTTTAAATTGAACCTTTAAATTTTCTGGGTGTACTGTAAAAGCAAAGTTCTCTTTGATTTCAGAAGGTGAAACAGCAAGACTTATATCAAATTGCTTACAGATACTAGCAATTACAGTTGTCATTTCAATCATAGATAAATGCATACCAGGGCAAAGCCTAGCACCACCTCCAAAAGCTTTTATTGTTTTTGGTTTATGATTTTGATAAGGACATTCTGATTTTATCCAACGATTAGGATCAAATTTTGTGGGATCAGAAAAATTATTTTCTTGCATAGAAGCAAAGCTATTCTGTAGAATAATACTAGTATCTTTTGGAATAGATAAATCATTTAAAACTACATCTTCATTTGCTTGAAAAAATAATATTGGAGTAGTAGGTTTTAACCTTATAGCTTCTTGTATAGCGGCATTGGTGTATTTTAAATGACTTAATTGATCATAATTTTCAGGAATAGCATCTTGATAAGTAAGATTAGATTCATTTCTTATTTTCTCAACTACTTCAGGGTTTTGGGCAAGGTAGAAAAGAGTCCAAGATAAGGTATTAGAAGTAGTATCTTCACCAGCTAATAGCATAGCAATAACATTTCCGTATAAAGTTTTTTCATCAAAAACACTATCTTCTTTTTCACTTTCAACCAATAATGCTTCTAAAAAATTGGAAGGATTATTTCGTAATTCTTCATTTTTTTCTAATCTATATTTTGCATCTTTAATAAACTGATGAATAATGTTTTCTATAGCTTTTAATGATTTTTTTAATTGCTTATCTTTAGTTTTAGGAAATATACGCCATAAAGGAAAAGGGGCTGTAATTCGATCATTAATCATTGGAAATATAATTTCTAAATGATTTTGAAAACTATCCTCTTTATTCTGAATTGTATTTAATTTATAACCAAAAGCTATTTCTGTTGTAACATCAATCGTAAATGCAATAAAATCTTGTATAATATCAACAGTCTCTTCAGTAGAACTATATACTTTAATTTTGGAGATAAAATTTTCTGTCTTCTTTTGAATTACAGGGAAGTATCCTTTTACTTTTTTTACATTTAAAGCCTCAGTTACAGGCTTACGTTGTTTTTTCCAATGATCTCCTTCTGCATTAAACACAGTATGAAACCCCATTTCAACAAATACTTCATTAATTTTAGAAAGGCGTCTGAATTTTGTAGGTCTTTGGCGTAAAATGGTAGTATTTAAATCTGTGTTTGCAGATACTAAAACTTTCAATGGCCCTAGTCTTATGGTATATAATTCTCCAAACTGTTTAGCCCATTCCTCTAAAATTCGATGTTTATTTTTCTTTTTAAAATCTTTTAAATTGCCAAGAATAAAACTACCTTTTGGTGTTTTTAAATCATTTAAAGTACGAGGAAGAGTATTTATTTTGGTCATGTTTTATTTGTAAAAGTTACAATATAACGCAAAGTTTTAAATATACAGTAAAAACAAAGAAGACACATTATTACAATGTGCCTTCTTATTTTTTTTAATCTACCCCTTCAAAAATAGATTAATAGTATTAATGTACTGCAAATATACGATGAAATAAGTAACTTTTTTATAAACATTTGTTAATAAAACACTAAATTTTACTTTCAATCTATTTAAAAACACTTTTACTTTTTCTTAATTAGGGGGAATTTCATGTAGTATATCTTATTTTATTATGTAATTAATTATGAAACAACTAGTTACTTATATTACATTACTTATTTATTTTTAAACCCAAAAGAACCAATACTATTCCAAGGTAAGCATATATAGTTATTTCTTCACCTAGTAAAACAAATGATAAAAAATATCCAAAAATAGGAGCTAAGAATAACCATTTACTAGCTTTTACTGTATCTTTTTTTAATAAACTAAACCAAATGTTATTAGCGAAAATTGAAATTACAACAGTTAACCAAACTAAGGATACATAAAAATTAGTGTCATAGAGAATAGTCTGAGACTTGTAATAATACGCTATTGGAAGTAAAAATAAACCACCAATAAAAGTCTGATAACCATTAATTGTTAAATTAGATAGTTTCAATTCATTTTTTTTATAATATACACTTCCTAGTGAGTAGGATGTCATTCCTAAAATTAATAAACAGATACCAAAAAAATTTGATTTAGATTCTTTTAGCGTTGGTATTGTGGCTATAAGTAAGCCAATAAAACAAATAGAGAAACCTAATTTTTCATTGGTTGAAATTTTTCTCTTAAGAAAATAACTGGTAAATAAAGTGATTAAAATAGGATTTATAGCTATAAATAAATTTAATAGTCCTGCAGATATAGTCATAATAGCAGTAAAAAGACAACCTAGATAAATGGTAATATTAAGCAAACCCAAAATAGATATTTGGTACCAGTCATTTTTCTTTGATATTTTTTCTTTTAATAAAAACGTTGATATAATGATCATTATTAACCCTGAAATTAGAAACCTAATGATAGCTAAAATTAATGGATCTACTGATAAAATACCAATTTTCATAGCTATAGCAGCTGTTGCCCAAAGAAATGAAAATAATATTCCAGTACCGTTTTTATATTTCATTATAATCTAAATTACTTGCTTAAGTCAAATATATTGAAATTTAATTGACTTAAGCAAGTAAAATGTTTATATTTGATTTATGGAAATAAATGATATAAATAAAATAATAGATTTTAATAAAAAGTATGCTAGATTGATAGGGATGCTTCAAACCAGTTTTCTCGACAGTAATTATTCATTTACGGAAGCTCATATTTTAAGCGAACTGTCTTTTCATCCAAACTCATCTGCAACTGTTATAAATGAACAATTAAATTTAGATGAAGGGTATTTAAGTCGTATCGTTAAAAAATTAACAAATGAATTACTGATCACTAAAAAGCAATCTTTACAGGATAAAAGAATATATTTATTAAGTTTAACAGAAAAAGGGGGAGAAGTATATGAAAAATTAAATAAGCTGTCTGCAGAATTAGTGTTATCAACTACTGACCATTTAGAAGAAGAAGAGAGGAAGGAATTGGCTTTTTTATTAGAAAGAGTAAAGGACTTAATTTTAAAATAAAAACCAGTTTTTGAAGTATTTCAAAAACTGGTTTCTTTCAGCTCATTTACAAAAGCTTCTGACCAAATTGTGATTTAGTGTTTTTTATTACTTCTTTCTCTAAATGTACCTGCAAAAAGAAGCCCTCCAATTATACCCATTAGTATAAAAGCGACTTGTTCAAATAAGTTTACAGAACCTGCAATAGAAGAGTTTAATAATGAATTACTTAATCCCATAAAAGATTTACTTCCAGGTACAAGCATTATAATACCTTGCGTTAAGTATACTGTTTTTGGTGTTTTAGAAATTCTACCAAATAAACGACTTATTCCAACTACAGCCAAGGTTCCAATAAAAGTACTCACTAATATTCCATATCCTGATAATAAAACAGTTATAAAAAAAGCTAAAGCTCCTGTTAATACACCAAAAAACATATCTTTCTTTCGTACCTGAAATATGGGGAAGAGAGAAATTGAAAGCAGTGGTACAGCACAAAAGATAGTCCATTTTGGTGTTTCAGAAACATGATAAGTTAAATCGATATCAATGAAAGATGTCATTAAGCCTAAACCAAGTAATACACCAAAAAACTGTTTAAATAATAAGAGAATTGAGTCTAAAAGCTTTGCTCCTCCAGAAACTAAATTTTTAGACGTTATTTCTTCTAAAGCAGTAGTAATTGCTAATCCCGGAATAAAAATAATGATGGAAGCTAATATGGTTAAACCTAAATTAAGTTCTGGAAAAACTAAAGTTAAAAGACAACTTACAATGGTTGCAATCAACGCACTGAAAGATTCGAATATATTTTCTATATATTTTGATTTTGTAGCTAAATATACTAGAAGGTATATAAATGCCCCTAAAAATAAAGAAACTCCAAAAGACACCCAATTTGAGCCTATTAATAGGCTAAAACTACCAGCTGCAAATGCATAGGAAAAGGTTAAAAATACATGATTTACCTCTTTAGTTTTAGAATGAATAATATTTAATTCGTTAGTTATAGAATCGTTATCAATTTCAGAATTAATTACTTTATTAGTGAGTTCTGCAATTTTAGAAAATGCTCCTAAGTTTAGCTGACCAGGAGGGATACATTCAATATAGTTATAAGATTTTTGATCTTCGTAAAAAACATAATTTATCCATGTTGGAAAATCCATGAAGCTACCTACAATTCCTTTAGTCTTTGCAACTTCGATTAA
This genomic stretch from Tenacibaculum sp. Bg11-29 harbors:
- a CDS encoding head GIN domain-containing protein, with translation MKFKLFTFFIFLLFIDNSINAQETIKLNQSFNKIIVSPHIETIFKKGTKSSIKIEDINVSKEKFKYEIVNGTLQIYLEGAKTYTKNKKIVNSYSRRKVPLYKGRVVKLIITYSDVKTFSLRGEEKITFQSPLIQEECKLRIYGKSEVTINKINVDKLNVTIYGDSFLNIEKGTVDKQKITAYGASKIMALNVLSKETKITAYGDGTFQFNVSKRIKVTSYGESRINYKGKAELKKGIIIGESIINNIN
- a CDS encoding Hsp70 family protein, which gives rise to MNNVCGLDFGTSNTISTIYKDGKDIMVPLEKNNKSLPSCVFFPFNEIENPIYGDIATNTYINNGYGRYMKSFKRILGTTFFEQRTVLRPGYNISFQDIIINYIKYVKNKTEKFTAKETDYVVIGKPVRLSENSSGANSGIAQLEAIIKKVGYKNYSFLEEPIAAAYYHKKNLKDKSLAIVADLGGGTCDFTIVEVNKGENELNILSTSGISLGGTDLDSQFALKVFFPELGYNSIDKFKGITLPSTPYRDAADWNKITTSLYSKKTEMLVRKMVANSKYPEKIIQFQKLINDKNAHSLLGEIENTKIKLSEKESLYFNSNFIPNTVDLSITKSILEDSIENSIQKILNTASECCKQAGVNKTGIDYLILTGGTSKMPFIKELFKNTFSNAKLIENNAMDSVALGLLEKAKKDIR
- a CDS encoding cytochrome P450, which translates into the protein MTKINTLPRTLNDLKTPKGSFILGNLKDFKKKNKHRILEEWAKQFGELYTIRLGPLKVLVSANTDLNTTILRQRPTKFRRLSKINEVFVEMGFHTVFNAEGDHWKKQRKPVTEALNVKKVKGYFPVIQKKTENFISKIKVYSSTEETVDIIQDFIAFTIDVTTEIAFGYKLNTIQNKEDSFQNHLEIIFPMINDRITAPFPLWRIFPKTKDKQLKKSLKAIENIIHQFIKDAKYRLEKNEELRNNPSNFLEALLVESEKEDSVFDEKTLYGNVIAMLLAGEDTTSNTLSWTLFYLAQNPEVVEKIRNESNLTYQDAIPENYDQLSHLKYTNAAIQEAIRLKPTTPILFFQANEDVVLNDLSIPKDTSIILQNSFASMQENNFSDPTKFDPNRWIKSECPYQNHKPKTIKAFGGGARLCPGMHLSMIEMTTVIASICKQFDISLAVSPSEIKENFAFTVHPENLKVQFKKVKT
- a CDS encoding DMT family transporter, which gives rise to MKYKNGTGILFSFLWATAAIAMKIGILSVDPLILAIIRFLISGLIMIIISTFLLKEKISKKNDWYQISILGLLNITIYLGCLFTAIMTISAGLLNLFIAINPILITLFTSYFLKRKISTNEKLGFSICFIGLLIATIPTLKESKSNFFGICLLILGMTSYSLGSVYYKKNELKLSNLTINGYQTFIGGLFLLPIAYYYKSQTILYDTNFYVSLVWLTVVISIFANNIWFSLLKKDTVKASKWLFLAPIFGYFLSFVLLGEEITIYAYLGIVLVLLGLKINK
- a CDS encoding MarR family winged helix-turn-helix transcriptional regulator, which codes for MEINDINKIIDFNKKYARLIGMLQTSFLDSNYSFTEAHILSELSFHPNSSATVINEQLNLDEGYLSRIVKKLTNELLITKKQSLQDKRIYLLSLTEKGGEVYEKLNKLSAELVLSTTDHLEEEERKELAFLLERVKDLILK
- a CDS encoding threonine/serine exporter ThrE family protein translates to MKIPKKYQFIVELGKALHIYGIPSYKIESYLIEVAKTKGIVGSFMDFPTWINYVFYEDQKSYNYIECIPPGQLNLGAFSKIAELTNKVINSEIDNDSITNELNIIHSKTKEVNHVFLTFSYAFAAGSFSLLIGSNWVSFGVSLFLGAFIYLLVYLATKSKYIENIFESFSALIATIVSCLLTLVFPELNLGLTILASIIIFIPGLAITTALEEITSKNLVSGGAKLLDSILLLFKQFFGVLLGLGLMTSFIDIDLTYHVSETPKWTIFCAVPLLSISLFPIFQVRKKDMFFGVLTGALAFFITVLLSGYGILVSTFIGTLAVVGISRLFGRISKTPKTVYLTQGIIMLVPGSKSFMGLSNSLLNSSIAGSVNLFEQVAFILMGIIGGLLFAGTFRERSNKKH